A region from the Palaemon carinicauda isolate YSFRI2023 chromosome 16, ASM3689809v2, whole genome shotgun sequence genome encodes:
- the LOC137655391 gene encoding uncharacterized protein — protein MTTSAVHSTADSCSQHSRGTKLTSQSRNMVMSVFKFIAQGGWYETMTDVLTNTAVATGVSMRTVQHLKQLNMTLCDGIFRSPKPKKRTSTVVDQVDNFDRECIKREILSFYERGELPTISSLLERIKEPPVNFRGSRSYLYKLVRIMGFRFRKVMSGRKFLMERSDIVNARNKYLREIKRNRESLNPRPEVYLDETWVNQNLSIERCWTNEDGTVGPKLKSWKGARFIMIHAGGSHGFIDGAFLMFKSKNGAKGDYHDSMDCKTFKFWFENQLLPNINNQSLIIMDNAPYHSKILNKVPTISNKKSQILQWLESNKIDHDPAITKLELLKICKLHKEREIYEIDQIAANHGHRVLRLPPYHCMFNPIELIWAQVKTEIKKGNSHSSQSLKNVEKITQEAINPVTPHHWQNAIRHVRKIETDYRAKDAALDHLLDQFIINIESDESMSEDEMCV, from the coding sequence ATGACAACATCCGCTGTCCATAGTACTGCAGACTCCTGCTCTCAACACTCCCGAGGCACCAAGCTCACCAGTCAAAGCCGGAATATGGTTATGAGTGTCTTCAAGTTCATCGCTCAGGGAGGATGGTATGAGACGATGACCGATGTTTTAACAAACACCGCAGTTGCAACAGGCGTCTCAATGCGAACGGTTCAACACCTCAAACAATTGAATATGACATTATGTGATGGTATATTTCGCTCACCTAAGCCCAAAAAGAGAACATCTACAGTTGTGGATCAGGTTGACAATTTTGACAGggaatgtataaagagagagatccTTTCTTTTTATGAGAGAGGAGAACTACCCACGATATCCTCCTTGTTAGAAAGAATAAAAGAGCCTCCTGTAAATTTCAGAGGTTCAAGGAGTTATCTATATAAATTAGTTAGAATTATGGGATTTAGGTTTAGAAAAGTTATGAGTGGGAGAAAATTCTTAATGGAGAGAAGTGACATTGTTAATGCCAGGAATAAATAtcttagagaaataaaaagaaacagagaAAGTCTAAACCCTAGACCAGAAGTATATCTAGACGAGACTTGGGTAAACCAAAATCTTAGCATAGAACGCTGTTGGACAAATGAAGACGGAACAGTAGGACCTAAGCTAAAATCTTGGAAAGGAGCAAGGTTTATAATGATACATGCTGGGGGTAGTCATGGTTTTATAGATGGAGCCTTTCTTATGTTCAAGTCAAAAAATGGAGCAAAGGGGGATTATCATGACTCCATGGAttgtaaaacatttaaattttgGTTTGAAAATCAGCTTCTTCCTAACATAAATAATCAGTCCCTAATCATTATGGATAATGCTCCATATCACTCTAAAATATTAAACAAAGTTCCAACAATTAGCAACAAAAAGAGCCAAATACTTCAGTGGTTAGAGTCAAATAAGATTGATCATGATCCTGCTATTACAAAACTAGAACTGCTCAAGATATGCAAGCTTCATAAGGaaagagaaatatatgaaatagatcAAATAGCTGCTAATCACGGCCACAGAGTACTAAGATTGCCACCCTATCACTGCATGTTCAATCCAATAGAACTAATTTGGGCCCaagtaaaaacagaaattaaaaaaggGAATTCTCATAGTAGCCAGTCtttgaaaaatgttgaaaaaattacGCAAGAAGCAATTAATCCTGTAACCCCACACCActggcaaaatgctataaggcATGTGAGGAAAATTGAAACTGACTATCGAGCCAAGGATGCGGCTCTTGACCATTTGCTTGATCAATTCATAATTAATATAGAGTCTGATGAAAGCATGAGTGAAGATgaaatgtgtgtatag